A segment of the Pseudoalteromonas sp. DL-6 genome:
TTTAACCGGTAAATCTCATGAAGTAATAGCCGATCTAATCGCTAAAATGGAAAGAGCCAGTGAGCAGCTTAATTTTGAACTCGCAGCTAAAGTACGTGACCAAATTATGTTACTGCGTAAAATGCAGGAGCAACAATCTATCTCTGGCAATTTTGCGGAAATGGATGTGGTCGGCTTTGCCCATTTAAACGGTTTAAATGGGATTCATTTATTGATGATCCGCGATCATAAAGTGCTGGGTAGTAAAACTTATTTTCCAAAGGTGCCTAAAGATTCACAGGAGCAAGAAATATTAACCTCTTTCTTGGGTCAGTATTATTTAGCTCCAGGTGCGACAGGGCGTATTGCCAAAGAAATTATTTTACCGTTTGAAATTGTAGAAAGTGATGCGCTCAGTGAAGCACTAACTCAAATTAGTGAGCGCAAAGTATCACTAAAAGTGGTTACCCGCGGTGAGCGAGCACAGTACTTACAGTTAGCAAATAAAAATGCATTAAATAGCATTACGGTGAAGCAAAGCACTCAAGACTCTATAAACAAGCGTTATGCGCAATTAAAGGCCACTTTACGCCTGGATGATATAAATCGCATGGAATGCTTTGATATCAGTCATACCATGGGTGAAAACACAGTGGCCAGCTGTGTTGTATTTGACTCTCAAGGGCCAAATAATAAAGAATATCGTCGTTATAACGTGACGGGCATCACTGGCGGTGATGATTACGCCGCTATGGAATTTGCACTAAACAAACGTTATAACAAGCTGGTTGATGAAGATAAAATTCCCGATGTTATTTTTATCGATGGTGGTAAAGGGCAATTAGGTAGAGCGGAGCAATATTTCGAAAACTGGCCGCATACCAAAATGCCGTTATTAGTTGGGGTTGCAAAAGGCACTAGCCGTAAGCCAGGCCTTGAAACCTTGCTTATAGATGGTGGGCGTAAGACAATCCCTATGGATTCTGATGCACCAGCACTGCATTTGATTCAGCATATACGGGATGAATCGCATCGTTTTGCAATTGCAGGGCACCGTAACAAGCGCCAAAAACAGCGTACTCAGTCGTTATTAGAAGAAATAGATGGCGTTGGTTCAAAGCGTCGACAAACATTATTAAAATATTTAGGGGGCATGCAAGGCGTAAAAGCTGCTAATATAGAACAGCTAAAGAAAGTTCCTGGGATCAGTCCTGACATGGCTGAGAAGATATTTAACCATTTGCATGACAAGGGCTAGCCCTATGTGCGAATATAGAAAAAAAGACATATCCAAGTAGTTATGTGGAATATTCCAAACACACTCACAACGTTTAGACTCTTTCTTATCCCCATTTTTTTGGTGATATTTTATATGCCTTATTCATGGGCATTCTTTGTTGCTGCCTTTATTTTTTGGCTGGCTTCGATCACAGATATACTCGATGGCTATTTAGCCCGTAAACTTGAACAATCAACGCCTTTTGGTGCGTTCCTAGACCCTGTTGCTGATAAAGTAATGGTGTGTGCTGCCTTGGTTGCTTTATCTGAGCATTATCAATCTTTGTATATGACTATCCCTGCGCTTATTATTATTAGTCGTGAAATTGTTATATCGGCGCTACGTGAGTGGATGGCTGAACAGGGGAAGCGCGGCAACGTGGCTGTATCCGATATGGGTAAATTAAAAACGGCAGCTCA
Coding sequences within it:
- the pgsA gene encoding CDP-diacylglycerol--glycerol-3-phosphate 3-phosphatidyltransferase; amino-acid sequence: MWNIPNTLTTFRLFLIPIFLVIFYMPYSWAFFVAAFIFWLASITDILDGYLARKLEQSTPFGAFLDPVADKVMVCAALVALSEHYQSLYMTIPALIIISREIVISALREWMAEQGKRGNVAVSDMGKLKTAAQMLAIIGLIWQYDSWMMYLSYGLLYIATFLTLSSMVQYLVAAWGELTKN
- the uvrC gene encoding excinuclease ABC subunit UvrC; its protein translation is MSEFDHVQFLKTLSSEPGVYRMLDNDNQVIYVGKAKSLKKRVSSYFRSNITDSKTRVLVSNICNIEVTLTNTETEALLLENNLIKKYQPRYNILLRDDKSYPYILLTNHKHPRLAFHRGSRKVKGEYFGPFPSAGAVSESLRLMQKIFPVRQCEDAYYRARSRPCLQYQLKRCSAPCVNKVSEDEYAQQVNYVRKFLTGKSHEVIADLIAKMERASEQLNFELAAKVRDQIMLLRKMQEQQSISGNFAEMDVVGFAHLNGLNGIHLLMIRDHKVLGSKTYFPKVPKDSQEQEILTSFLGQYYLAPGATGRIAKEIILPFEIVESDALSEALTQISERKVSLKVVTRGERAQYLQLANKNALNSITVKQSTQDSINKRYAQLKATLRLDDINRMECFDISHTMGENTVASCVVFDSQGPNNKEYRRYNVTGITGGDDYAAMEFALNKRYNKLVDEDKIPDVIFIDGGKGQLGRAEQYFENWPHTKMPLLVGVAKGTSRKPGLETLLIDGGRKTIPMDSDAPALHLIQHIRDESHRFAIAGHRNKRQKQRTQSLLEEIDGVGSKRRQTLLKYLGGMQGVKAANIEQLKKVPGISPDMAEKIFNHLHDKG